DNA sequence from the Vicia villosa cultivar HV-30 ecotype Madison, WI linkage group LG3, Vvil1.0, whole genome shotgun sequence genome:
CTGAATCTGatcgcaattgcggtgtgatttaaGATCATGCGTCCGGCCACACTAGAAACCACATCAGGCAATTTCACCCCTATTTTTTCAAGTATTTTCATAATATCTTAAATTTTCATAAGCCAAAAACTTAATTTACTTAAAGATGTAATGAAAAATCTTAAAATTAAGTGTTTTTAAACATCGTATTTCAAACATCTCTTAATCAAAATTCACGCCACAACAATGCGCATCACAGCAGCCGCAATGACCGCAATCACAACACTCGCAACTACAACTGCATCTGCGttcgcaatttaaaaccatgattcAAACACCTCCCAATTAAAATTCACGTCGCAACGGCCCAGTCACAATTTAAAATAATGATGAAAACCATAAAAATCAATTGGATCCTCGAACTCACTTGTATATAGTGTTAATAAGACTAATACCTGTGGATGCCTAGTTATTCTTATGATGCCAGTTTCCCATAGATGTACTTTAGGTTTGTCAACTGCTGCAACCTCTAAGAGATTAAAGGTTGAAGGatataagaaaaagaaagatatgAAATTTGAAAGCCACAGAAATGAATGAATCCCAGGAATACTCTGGAGCTGCCAGAGTTGAACTCCATCATATCTATGATTAATAAAATACACCTGCATCATGATTCCATTGACGGAAAATGAAGTTAGTTTCGAATCAACTTTTGTTCTTCCATTATCAAATCAAAATAAAGCAAAAAAACTTACAACAGTAGTGACAGCCAAAGGTAGTGATATCCCGGCAAAAATAACACGAAAAGCTCTTTCTCCGATGAGTTTCTCGCCGGCGTCGCGGAGGCTAGCCATGCCGCTGTGGAAAACAGCGAATATGAGAAATAGGATCAACATTACCACCTCGTGAGAATCGGAAAGACTTGAAACAGCATCGACGAAAGCTTTGCTGAGGCCAGTTGAATTATCGATCCAAGCTACGTTTAGAACGAAGAGAACAACTCCTAAAACTGCGGTGAAATAAATCCAGGAGGATATTTTCTGTTTGGTTAAATCGAATACCGCGGAATCCTCGCCGACGAGGGTTGAGTTTTCTTGGTCCTTTGTTAGAGAGCGAGCGAGGGAGGTGAAGTTGAAGGTGTGATGCAAAGAGAGTGGTTTTGTGTTCCAACATGGGGGATTGGAGGAGGAATGTGAAAGGAGTTTTGGTTTGGAGAATGGAAGGGAAGAAGAGGGACGGAAAAGGGATGGGTGatgtgtggaagagaaagaggTGGATAGCATAATAGAAGTGGCCATGCTTAGGTAGAATTAGGGGTTTGAGGTAGTTTAAGTTGTTCGTCACAACTATATTTCTCTCTTAATTTTactatcttttcttttttattaaatgaGATGGAGTAATGAGagggaacaagaacaaaacagagGAGATTATCCCTAACCTTTTATTAGATAATAATAACATACTTTTAAGTGTGGATACTTGGTGCAAAATATATTAAGTATGGAATTTTTTGGAACCAGAGATAGGAGAGAGTTCTTCTCTAATTTGGAAAAGTATATTGGCGGCATGTGAATGGTGATTTAGTTGAAGTTACACACTAGTGATAATAACTAACTTGGGTCTTGGATAGTAAGTTATTCAGTTACTAAAGTTTCTTATCTAGTTAGATGGTTGTTATCTCTTTCTTCAATAGCTATATAAGAACTACTAACTCATGTAGTAGATatgatatcatctacatatatttgaactaAAAGAATATGCTTTGCTTTACGTCTAATAAATAAAGTGGTGTCGAATTTATCAAGATTTAATCCTAGTTTGATTAAAAATCCACTTAATTGTTTATACCAATCTCTATGAGCTTGTTTGAGACCCTATATAGCTCTTTTCAGTTTAAAAACATGGTTAGGATTATCGTGATCTTCAAAACTTAGAAAGTTGTGAGACATACACCTCTTTGTGTATACGACCGTTAAGTAAAACCTATTTAACATCAATTTGATAAAACTTAAAATCCAGGCAACAAGCAAATGTCAAAAGGAGTCTAATAACTTCTAGAAGAGCTACAGGAGCATAAGTCTCCACGTAGTTTATTCCTTCCACTTGACTATATCCATTTTCCACTAACCTtgctttatttataataattacatCATTTTCATCCATTTTGTTCCTAATTACCCATCTAATGTCAATGGCGGTTTTATCAACTATACGTGGAATTAAGTCCCAAACGTCATTACATTTAAATTAGATTAGTTCTTATTGCATAGCAAGTAAGCATCCTTCGTCAAGTACGACATCAAATATCGATTTAGGTTCACTTTGAGAAATGAAAGCAGAGTATGTTAGAAatatggtatgataatcctggatatcttcaagaatcgtgttcgatcactttccgaacaaagtatttcgaccctattcttgtctgggttcacgaaatctttgcggggataattcttgaagaacaatctgtttctgacaatagagaacatatcagaatgtagagaggaagtatgtaatttcgtgtcgcaaaatcgagaccaaaagactccttatataggagaccaataacagaaaacgaacagacacaccttttcggaaaacagttatgtcggttggaaagggtgcaactattcaaacgaattgttatgtcggttgggaaagggtgcaaccattcaaacgaatttttcgaacggggcgctgccccgcaccccgcctgCTGACCTGGCAGCGGGACCCCAgccaggggcgctgccccttggaccccgacggggcgctttcccgcaccccgccaggggctacgccccttggaaccccgtttctattattcatattcaattacacgtttggctcgacgagcgtgcactccgcactaccctaactcgtttcaaacttaacgcataattgcattggcctatagtaaatcacattactaccaaaatacattgatgatactaaaatcaccaacaaactccccccattttagtataatccttgatttacttacaggtataacgatcaaacaaatgcatagaagaaaatgtcttacgattgaattttcatcttagtacaaatacacattccaaatattcgaaaatcggggtgtcataatgattgaacccgtcaatccatttgaataactaaagatatagtacacatatgtttcttacaatactctactattcatacttgacactttacaagccatgtgtccttatccattaataagcatataggaagccaagtccaagcttcttgaagcggcaaaacttcatgctcacataggtaATCCTTTTAATCTTGTACCTGCAttagcaatttttcaaaagaaccattaagaagatatacttcaacctagccatcacttgcaggtatgagcacataccttgggaagataaacacaattgctccaatcttcaattatgatctttccacattgaattctgcttctaacgttgtattagaagggaattgggtataccatagttaatagatttaaatggactttaatcccatcccaattaccgacttcttcactaagtctctagctaaccccttcgtcaagtggtcagctaagttttgttgcgaccgaacaaactcaatagatatcaccccattcatgattaattccctaatcatactatgtctaatacccaaatgtctagactttccattgtatatttgactatatgctttagccagtatggcactactatcacaacagatagaaattggtgatatcggtttaggccatatcggaatctcatataccaagttccttagccattctgcttctttaccagcagcagctaatgctacaaactcagattccattgtggaactagttatacatgtttgcttcttggaagcccatgagatggcacctcccccaagcaagaacacccatccacttgtagatgatgaatcttcaacattatttatccaactagcatccgaataaccctctaacaccgaaggaaatcccatatatgacaatccataattcatagtaccctttaagtacttgaataccctagttatcgcatgtcaatgatgtctactaggattactagtaaatctgctcaactttccaaccgcataagcaatatccggtctagtgctaatcatagcatacatcaaagagcctatagctcttgagtattcgagttgatccacaggtttacctgtatttggcataagcttttctcctggatccatgggagtacttactggagaacaattttcataattgaacttattgagtattttctcaatgtagtgagattgcgtaattacaatccccttattcaaccgtttaatcttaataccaagaataacgtccgcttctcccatatcgttcatggagaactttgatgacaagaaattctttgttttatcaacttgattttggtcggtgccaaaaattaacatgtcatcaacatatagacaaatgaaaactcctttaccggatgtatcaaatttgctatatacacatttgtcTGCTTGTtttagaatgaaaccattagacaaaacaacctcatcaaacttttgatgccactgcttcggagcttgtttcagcccatacaacgacttaactagcttacacactttatgctcattaccaggcattacaaatccttcaggttgcttcatatacacttcttcttctaaatcaccattcaaaaatgctgttttgacatccatttgatgaatcactagattatgaatagccgccaaggcaatcaacaatctaatagtagtgatacgggcaactggagcataggtatcgaaataatcaatcccttctttttgtctgaagccttggataactaatctagctttaaacttgtcaattgtaccatcgactttcatcttctttttgaAGATCCATTTGCAACCCAATGGTTTGCAGCCTGGTGGTAAATCAGATAATACCCAAGTATTATTTTCCATGATAGAACTAATCTCTTCATCAATGGCTTCTTTCCAAAAAATAGAATCTCGAGATTTCACAGCTTCATCATACGTTCTTGGATCCTCCTCTATACTATAGCAATAATAGTATTAAGTTTCAATCTGATCCTTTGATCCCTCAAATAaatatagttgaaaatcatatccATAAGATCTAGATTTTCTAGCCCTTTTGCTCCTACGAGGTTCAAGTGTCTCACTTGGCACATCATATGAATGATCATCCCTTAGAGATTCGTCTGAATTAGGTATAGATATCTTTGgtctaggtatagaagagaaacaATTCTCATCAAATATGGCATCTCTTGATTCTATAATTGTGTTAATAGAAATCGAGTCATTAGGTTCTATAACATAAAACCTATAAGCCTTGGAGCGTTCAGCATATCCAACAAAGATGCAAGCTACACCCTTTTCGCCCAAAGTTTTCCTTTTTGGGTCCGGGAGTCTAACCACGGCCCTACAACCCCAAACACGTAGAAATGTTAAGTTGGGTCGTTTCTTATACCAAAGTTCATATGGGGTAGTCTTGTTCCTTTTATTAGGAACCCTATTTAACAAATAACAAGCCGTTAACATAGCTTCTCCCCAAAACCCTTCACTCAAACCAGAGTAAGATAACAAGGCATTTACCATTTCTTTAAgaattctatttttcctttcagccacaccattttgttgaggtgtataaggTGCCGTAGTCTCATGAATGATTCCCGCGAATTGGAAAAATACAGGATCATAATATTCACCACTTCTATCGGTACGCAATGTTTTAATCAGCACATTCAGTTGCACTTCAACTTcagttttataaattttgaatttatctaaggcttcgtccttagcgtgcaacaaataaacatagcagaatctagatgcatcatcaatgaaagtgacaaaatattttttattcactaATGATGGAGAAGCATGCAAATCACATAAATCACTATGTATTAACTCAAGAATGACAGATTTCCTTGTTATACTTTTAAAAGGTTGCCTAGTGATCTTTGTTAACATGCAAGTTTTACACCTTTCCTTATTTTCACTAAAGACATGAATTAAATCGTCTTTAGACATTTCATGCATTCTTTTATAATGTACATGTCCTAAACGAGCATGCCATAACGAAAAATTGACAACATTCGAAGAAGACATAAATATAGAACCAGAATCTTTAGGAactccattcaaattcatcataaacattccattattataatatttaaatcctacaaacacaccagacttcgataaaatatatttatcgGATTCACACACTTGCTTGTATCCAAGCTTATTCAATACAGGACCAGAAATTAAATTCTTACGTAACTTAGGAACATACAATACATTAAACAAAGTAATAGTCTTTCCAGAACTGAATTCTAGCACCACGTTTCCTTTGCCTTCAACGGGAGCGAAGTGATCATCTCCCATGTATAAAACAGAACCATCTTCCACTGGAACAAAAGTCTTGAACCAGAAACGATCCTTGCAAACATGTGTTGTGGCGCCAGAATCAATCCACCACGCGATAGCATCATCCTGCACATAAAATGCCTCAGAAGTTAGTGAAACCGaatgtttaatcaaactattcaaatcacaaattgaTTTCTGACCTTGGTTTTCGGATTGGTCCTAAGACCCCTTTCCTGAACCACTTGCGTTCGCGTTGTCGTGCTTTTTGCCGAAGCGACAATCCTTCTTGATGTGGCCTGTTCTTCCACACTTCCAGCATTCTAGTTTCGGTTTCTTGTTAACACCGAAATTTCCCTTTTTGTTATTGAAAGCAcgcttctttcctttctttttgttgttatcgttcttaccaccctcttcgatcatattaaccgagggtccatcaatttctttgccttttcctttgttatcctcatgcgctcgtagagattcctctatgcgcaagtgacttccaagttggatcaaagacagttcgtcttttccatgtttcagattgtgtttgaaatccttccatgaaggaggaaacttgtctatgatgcttgagacagatattgtttcatccatcttcaatccatgttgtgtgaactgtcCAAGGATTCGGAGGAGTTCATTGAATTGTTCCATGACAGACCTCGATTCAACCATTTTGTAATTGTTGAAATCGGTCACCAGGAACTTTTTACTAGATGAGTCCTCTGCCATGTACTTGGCTTCGAGACAATCCCACAATTCCTTTTCAGATTCCACGTTTTGGTAAATATCAAATAAGGGATCAGACATACCGTTAAGAATGTGCCCTCTGCATATGTAGTCGTCGTTCTCCCACTTTGATCGGCGTCTCAGGTTTTCAACTGTGTCATCCTCCTCAAGTTCTGGAATTGGTGTAGACAGGACATGCACCACCTTCAACGTTGTCAACATGAAATGCATATTCTTCTGCCAACGCCTGAAGTCttgtccttgaaacttgtccaattttccgaaaTTTTTAGCcatctccttgacggtgcttCCTTCTCCAGCCATGATTATAAGaaagaatactttgttcgtttgttagaaatatggtatgataatcctggatatcttcaagaatcgtgttcgatcactttccgaacaaagtatttcgaccctattcttgtctgggttcacgaaatctttgcggggataattcttgaagaacaatctgtttctgacaatagagaacagatcagaatgtagagaggaagtatgtaatttcgtgtcgcaaaatcgagaccaaaagactccttatataggagaccaataacagaaaaagaacagacacaccttttcggaaaataGTTATGTGGGTtggaaagggtgcaactattcaaacgaattgttatgtcagttgggaaagggtgcaaccattcaaacaaatttttcgaacggggcgctgccccgcaccccgcctgCTGACCTGGCAGCGGGACCCCAgccaggggcgctgccccttggaccccgacggggcgctttcccgcaccccgccaggggctacgccccttggaaccccgtttctattattcatattcaattacacgtttggctcgacgagcgtgcactccgcactaccctaactcgtttcaaacttaacgcataattgcattggcctatagtaaatcacattactaccaaaatacattgatgatactaaaatcaccaacaaagtATTTATAGAAATTATTAACATGTGATCTAGTACTTACACGTCTTTTGATATCTCTCAGAATTTGATCTAACAGGTGATCTTTTGTGATCGCCCAATCTTGAGGCAGCTAGTTCGAGGTCTCTTGTTTTTATCCTTATGTAAGTTTTCCTCTTTATCTTCTATAATGTCCACGTCCTTTGTTAAAGGAGTAAGATTCTCTTTGAATCTTTCATCGTTGATCTACTTTTCCGTTATCACACCTGAAACATCAAAACAAATACTTTTATCCGTCTTTTGGGGCGAGGTCTCATCAAATGCACAATGAATAGATTCTTTTATAGAAACAGTTCTAAGATTATAAACTCTATAAGCTTTACTCGTAGATGAGTACCCTAAGAATATCCATTTATCCGACTTAacatcaaatttaccaagattgtgctttttgttatttaaaataaaacatttgcAATTGAAAACgagaaaataagaaatatttgGTTTTATACCTTTAAGTAGCTCGTAGGGTGTCTTCTCTAGGGTAAGTGGAATGTTCACTCTGTTTAAGACATGATATGTGGTATTAACCGCATCCACCCAAAAGTGCTTAGGTAGGCTCATTTTACTTATCATGGTCTGAGCTAATTATTCTAAACACATTTTTTGCACTCAACAACACCATCTTGTCATGGAGTTTTCGGGCATGAAAAGTTGTGAGCAATCCCATTTTTCGGTATAAAAGTTTTGAAATTGATGGTTAACAATTCTACCACCATGATCAATATGAAGAGTGATAATTTTCaaactaaaaatattttagacaaactttgcaaaattaataaaaacttcaaaagtttcatccttataGACTAAAATTTGTTAGAGGCAACACAGGGGTCAACGAGGGATCACTTTAAACTTGGGAtacactttgtgagagacacaccacttgtccacctaaaactttaataggtgtgtgggttctctcacttataaagtgttcgtTCTTCCATTTTTTAACtaatgtgagacttcttcctcacacttgattctcaacaaaaATAACATCCAAGTGAATCTGGAGTAGTTATCAAAAATTACAAATCTGTAATAATTGTCTTCTAAACTCGTTGTCCGCGAATGGTCAAACAAATCTAAATGGATTGTCTTCACCCTAAATGTTGTTTTTCTAACAGCCTTGTTGTACACAGTATAGTGTAATCACACTTTTTCTTCAACTTGCTCATCACTATTACATTTAATATCATCAttgtttgtgaattttatttccctctcatttaatatatcatGTTCAAGTACAACTTCCTTGAATTGTTTTAAATATGATAACTAATTAGttactttaaatttaaatttctgttttttttcttcaagaGTTGATGAACCTCGCAATTGGTGGTCGTCTTTCACCATGTGTATCAAGCTCAAATGTATTATCCAATTCATTTCTTAAATATTCATCATCTATGACATATTGCTGATCCAATTTTGATGTGAAGAACCTATTGAAAAGAAGAGTTTGATAGAATTAAAGTTTGGTTTAACTCATCCATATCAAATTGGTTTGTGAGATGGGGATGTTATGAGAGATGTcactttatataaattttttgtgGACTATACCTTTAACCAATGTGTCCAATACATCCTCTCATGTTCAACATTATGGACTTAGTGTGTGGATGCTTCCGACACTATTTGGCTTGATGCGTATATAAACGGTGGACGGTCCAAATTGATTGGCTCGTGATGCTATGATAGAATTAGAGTTTGGCGTAACTCTTCCCTACAAAACCAGCTTGTAAGGTGAGATGCGTCACTCTATATAAACCTTTTATGAAGTCTTTCTTTAACCAATGTGAGATTTGGTTTTTTCCTATAGAACTTTTAGCACTATTATTATCACCTTTAAGTGAGCAAGTTTtagtgtgtgtttgattttgcgatgaaaaaaattaattctCAATGAATTGATTTTGGTTAAAAGCGAGTTGAAAATAAagtaatttatgtttggataatttcttgaaaaaataattaaacaataaatttcactataaaaatcatatttaaattcaaaagCTATAAATTATCTTTGAAGATAACCAAATATGtaaaaaatcagtttttcacATTCATAATTAATTCAAAGTGTTTCAACATTCTAAATCAATCATCATTGAGGTTGAGTGCATTAAGTTAGTAATGCAGGATGCTAGTTATGATTCTGCATGTCGACAATTATAGAATCTCTCTTATACAATCTTGTCGGCCATCAAATAAGTTGACCCAAGCCTTAGCCAAATGTTGGAAATCCAATATTTCCTTTCTTTCCAAGTAAAGTTGCATGATTAGTAATACTACTAATGATGATTACTAGAATCAGAAAACAAAACTTATGCAGGATATGCTGTTCGTCTTTGTCAGCATTAGCAATCATTATCaggaatatatttatttattttctccaCTTTTTCACAAGATGGTTGATAATTCTTGATTGCAAACTAGTAAAATGAATGAATGCAGAATAGCC
Encoded proteins:
- the LOC131661549 gene encoding 15-cis-zeta-carotene isomerase, chloroplastic-like, which translates into the protein MATSIMLSTSFSSTHHPSLFRPSSSLPFSKPKLLSHSSSNPPCWNTKPLSLHHTFNFTSLARSLTKDQENSTLVGEDSAVFDLTKQKISSWIYFTAVLGVVLFVLNVAWIDNSTGLSKAFVDAVSSLSDSHEVVMLILFLIFAVFHSGMASLRDAGEKLIGERAFRVIFAGISLPLAVTTVVYFINHRYDGVQLWQLQSIPGIHSFLWLSNFISFFFLYPSTFNLLEVAAVDKPKVHLWETGIIRITRHPQLVGQVIWCLAHTVWIGNSVAVAASIGLISHHLFGAWNGDRRLAIRFGEDFEKVKRRTSIVPFAAILDGRQRLPKDFYKEFIRLPYLAITAVTLGAYFAHPLMQTASYNLHW